A portion of the Hoplias malabaricus isolate fHopMal1 chromosome 1, fHopMal1.hap1, whole genome shotgun sequence genome contains these proteins:
- the zfand1 gene encoding AN1-type zinc finger protein 1, whose product MAELDIGKYCEIESCKQKDFLPFLCDSCSGVFCLEHRSRDSHSCPEVSVRKDVSGSGSSTSYPCTFENCNGRELLPVICPQCKKHFCLAHRHQDDHKCEKLEIPKPRMVATQELVQKIIESKKNAPTSKGRKGAKNSATAAKVALMKLKLHATGDKGLPQAERTYFQVFLPKGDNASSMPMFFSSKWSVGKVVDFAASQASLKNNNNVLTAKKLRLCHPETGEALKMDISLQSLLSLPESPLFNGGNVILEYLDNECPGIEDVTAYITHS is encoded by the exons ATGGCGGAATTGGACATAGGAAAATATTGCGAGATTGAGTCCTGTAAACAGAAAG ACTTTCTGCCCTTTCTGTGTGACAGCTGCTCTGGTGTCTTTTG CCTTGAACACAGAAGCAGAGACTCACACTCCTGTCCAGAG GTTTCAGTAAGAAAGGATGTTTCTGGGTCAGGGAGCAGTACATCATACCCTTGCACATTTGAGAACTGCAATGGCAGAGAACTGCTGCCTGTTATCTGTCCACAGTGTAAGAAACACTTCTGCCTTGC TCACCGTCATCAGGATGATCACAAGTGTGAGAAGTTGGAAATACCCAAGCCTCGAATGGTTGCCACACAGGAACTTGTGCAAAAGATAATAG AGTCAAAGAAGAATGCACCAACCAGTAAAGGCAGAAAGGGAGCGAAGAATAGTGCTACTGCTGCTAAAGTTGCACTTATGAAGCTAAAGCTACATGCCACTGGAGACAAAGGACTGCCACAG GCAGAGCGGACATACTTCCAGGTATTTCTGCCAAAAGGTGATAATGCTTCCAGTATGCCCATGTTCTTCAGTTCCAAATGGAGTGTGGGTAAAGTGGTGGATTTCGCTGCCTCTCAGGCCAGCctcaagaacaacaacaacgttCTCACAGCCAAG AAATTGCGCTTATGTCATCCTGAGACTGGAGAAGCCTTGAAAATGGACATCAGTCTTCAGTCACTGCTTTCCCTTCCAGAATCACCTCTCTTCAATGGAGGCAATGTCATCCTGGAGTACCTGGATAATGAATGCCCTGGAATTGAAGATGTTACTGCTTATATCACACACTCTTGA
- the chmp4c gene encoding charged multivesicular body protein 4c has product MSKISKIFKGTSSSSSSKSSSSSGSKSKHRSKTGATPSPQDAIHRLRETEAMLTKKQEYLEKKIEEEIMIAKKNGTKNKRAALQALKRKKRFEQQLTQIDGTLSTIEFQREALENANTNTEVLKNMSYAAKAIKGVHQNIDLDNIDSLMADITEQQDIAREISDAISQPFGNEFDEDELLAELQELEQEDLEESMKNMGKLPSVPRDKLPSVPTTKLPSTRPSHRTPSKKNAEDEDDMKMLAAWAT; this is encoded by the exons ATGAGTAAAATTTCTAAAATTTTTAAAGGGACATCAAGTTCCTCCAGCTCTAAATCCAGCTCCAGCTCTGGGTCCAAATCTAAGCACCGTTCCAAGACTGGAGCAACTCCATCCCCACAGGATGCCATTCACAGGCTTCGGGAAACAGAGGCCATGCTTACCAAAAAGCAggaatatttggaaaaaaaaattgaggaGGAAATCATGATTGCAAAGAAGAATGGGACCAAAAACAAAAGAG CTGCTCTTCAGGCTCTTAAAAGGAAGAAGCGTTTTGAGCAGCAGCTGACTCAGATTGATGGGACTCTGTCCACCATTGAGTTTCAGCGTGAGGCACTTGAGAATGCCAACACCAACACAGAAGTCTTGAAGAACATGAGTTATGCAGCCAAAGCTATCAAAGGAGTCCATCAGAATAT AGATCTGGATAACATCGACTCTCTCATGGCAGACATcacagagcagcaggacataGCCCGGGAGATCTCTGATGCTATTTCTCAACCATTTGGAAACGAATTTGATGAG GATGAGTTGTTGGCAGAGCTGCAAGAGTTAGAGCAGGAAGACCTAGAGGAAAGTATGAAGAATATGGGCAAACTGCCCAGTGTACCGAGAGACAAACTGCCCAGTGTACCAACAACCAAACTGCCTAGCACCAGACCAAGCCATCGAACGC cGTCCAAGAAGAATGCAGAGGATGAAGATGATATGAAGATGCTAGCAGCCTGGGCCACCTAG